Proteins encoded within one genomic window of Anastrepha ludens isolate Willacy chromosome 4, idAnaLude1.1, whole genome shotgun sequence:
- the LOC128860668 gene encoding tigger transposable element-derived protein 6-like — protein sequence MTSLLQPMDQGIIYNMKQHYRKRILTNILTQVDEGNSVVAIDLLQAVRNLSNIWNVCVKPETIANCFKKAGFSKDAIQIPFEHWDEEDLLSKSDLAALQSSFKKVANIEASFDDYVNVDNGVQTWDNPSEEDILNSIFESRGVPAEPDNDEHDLTVEELAETEEALPTLIQAASSISVIRTFVEIRSDVPINVFNSLHDLEAFIENEKWKTVIQTKLTDYFK from the exons atgacttcgttactgcaaccaatggaccaaggcattatctacaacatgaaacaacattacagaaaacgaattttaacgaatatattgactcaagtggatgagggaaattctgttgtggccatagacttgctgcaagcagttcgaaatcttagcaatatATGGAATGTCTgtgttaaaccagaaacaattgccaactgttttaaaaaggctggattttcaaaagatgctattcagattccatttgagcattgggatgaagaggaccttctttcaaaatcggatttggctgctttacagtcttcatttaaaaaagtagcaaatatcgaagcatcgtttgatgactacgtaaatgttgataatggtgtgcagacttgggacaacccatccgaagaagatattctcaacagcatttttgaaagtcgcggagttccagctgaacctg ataacgatgaacacgatttgaccgttgaagaattggcagaaactgaggaggcattacctacgttgatacaagctgcttcatccattagcgtaattagaacctttgtggaaatcaggagtgacgtgccgattaatgttttcaactctctacatgatttggaagcttttattgaaaatgaaaaatggaagactgtaattcaaaccaaactcactgattattttaaataa